A genomic segment from Streptomyces sp. NBC_01233 encodes:
- the secA gene encoding preprotein translocase subunit SecA: MSVFNKLMRAGEGKILRKLHRIADQVNSIEEDFVNLSDAELRALTDEYKQRFQDGESLDDLLPEAFATVREAAKRVLGQRHYDVQIMGGAALHLGYVAEMKTGEGKTLVGTLPAYLNALSGKGVHLITVNDYLAERDSELMGRVHKFLGLEVGCILANMSPAQRREQYGYDITYGTNNEFGFDYLRDNMAWSQDELVQRGHNFAVVDEVDSILVDEARTPLIISGPADQATKWYGDFAKLVTRLTKGEAGQPLKGIEETGDYEVDEKKRTVAIHETGVAKVEDWLGIENLYESVNTPLVGYLNNAIKAKELFKNDKDYVVIDGEVMIVDEHTGRILAGRRYNEGMHQAIEAKEGVDIKDENQTLATITLQNFFRLYSKLSGMTGTAMTEAAEFHQIYKLGVVPIPTNRDMVRKDQPDLIYRTEVAKFSAVVDDIAEKHEKGQPILVGTTSVEKSEYLSQQLSKRGIPHEVLNAKQHDREATIVAQAGRRGAVTVATNMAGRGTDIKLGGNPDDLAEAELRQRGLDPEEHIEEWAHALPEALTRAEAAVKAEFEEVKDLGGLYVLGTERHESRRIDNQLRGRSGRQGDPGESRFYLSLGDDLMRLFKAQMVERVMAMANVPDDVPIENKMVTRAIASAQSQVETQNFETRKNVLKYDEVLNSQREVIYGERRRVLEGEDLQEQVRFMMDDTIDAYIAAETVEGFAEEWDLERLWNAFRQLYPVKVTIEELEEAAGDRAGITAEFIAESVKDDIHEQYETREKTLGSEIMRELERRVVLSVLDRKWREHLYEMDYLQEGIGLRAMAQKDPLVEYQREGFDMFNAMQEGIKEESVGYLFNLEVQVEQQVEELPVQDAAPSLTKEPAAAGAGRPEIRAKGLEAPQRPDRLHFSAPTVDGEGGVVEGDFDSDSVGGEGDGMTRAERRKAAKAAGGRRRKK; encoded by the coding sequence GTGTCCGTCTTCAACAAGCTCATGCGTGCAGGCGAAGGCAAGATCCTGCGCAAACTGCACCGCATCGCGGACCAGGTCAACTCCATCGAAGAGGACTTCGTCAACCTCTCCGACGCCGAGTTGCGAGCGCTCACGGACGAGTACAAGCAGCGCTTCCAGGACGGCGAGAGCCTGGACGACCTGCTGCCCGAGGCCTTCGCGACCGTACGCGAGGCGGCCAAGCGCGTTCTCGGCCAGCGGCACTACGACGTCCAGATCATGGGTGGCGCGGCCCTGCACCTCGGCTACGTGGCCGAGATGAAGACCGGTGAGGGCAAGACCCTCGTCGGCACGCTTCCCGCGTACCTGAACGCCCTGTCCGGCAAGGGCGTCCACCTGATCACGGTCAACGACTACCTCGCCGAGCGCGACTCCGAGCTGATGGGCCGGGTGCACAAGTTCCTCGGCCTGGAGGTCGGCTGCATCCTGGCGAACATGTCGCCGGCGCAGCGCCGCGAGCAGTACGGCTACGACATCACCTACGGCACGAACAACGAGTTCGGCTTCGACTACCTGCGCGACAACATGGCGTGGTCGCAGGACGAGCTCGTCCAGCGCGGCCACAACTTCGCCGTGGTCGACGAGGTCGACTCGATCCTCGTCGACGAGGCCCGCACCCCGCTGATCATCTCCGGCCCCGCCGACCAGGCCACGAAGTGGTACGGCGACTTCGCGAAGCTGGTGACCCGCCTGACCAAGGGCGAGGCCGGCCAGCCGCTGAAGGGCATCGAGGAGACCGGCGACTACGAGGTCGACGAGAAGAAGCGCACCGTCGCCATCCACGAGACCGGTGTCGCCAAGGTCGAGGACTGGCTCGGCATCGAGAACCTCTACGAGTCGGTGAACACCCCGCTCGTCGGTTACCTCAACAACGCGATCAAGGCCAAGGAACTCTTCAAGAACGACAAGGACTACGTCGTCATCGACGGCGAAGTCATGATCGTCGACGAGCACACCGGCCGTATCCTCGCCGGCCGCCGCTACAACGAGGGCATGCACCAGGCGATCGAGGCGAAGGAAGGGGTGGACATCAAGGACGAGAACCAGACCCTCGCCACGATCACCCTGCAGAACTTCTTCCGCCTCTACTCGAAGCTGTCGGGCATGACCGGTACGGCCATGACCGAGGCCGCCGAGTTCCACCAGATCTACAAGCTCGGTGTCGTCCCGATCCCGACCAACCGCGACATGGTCCGCAAGGACCAGCCGGACCTGATCTACCGGACCGAGGTCGCGAAGTTCTCCGCCGTCGTCGACGACATCGCGGAGAAGCACGAGAAGGGCCAGCCGATCCTCGTCGGTACGACGTCGGTCGAGAAGTCCGAGTACCTCTCCCAGCAGCTCTCCAAGCGCGGCATCCCGCACGAGGTGCTCAACGCCAAGCAGCACGACCGTGAGGCGACGATCGTGGCCCAGGCCGGCCGCCGCGGTGCGGTCACCGTCGCCACGAACATGGCCGGCCGCGGTACGGACATCAAGCTCGGCGGCAACCCGGACGACCTCGCCGAGGCCGAGCTGCGCCAGCGCGGCCTGGACCCGGAGGAGCACATCGAGGAGTGGGCGCACGCCCTGCCCGAGGCGCTCACCCGGGCCGAGGCGGCCGTGAAGGCCGAGTTCGAAGAGGTCAAGGACCTCGGCGGCCTGTACGTGCTGGGCACCGAGCGCCACGAGTCGCGCCGCATCGACAACCAGCTGCGCGGCCGCTCCGGCCGACAGGGCGACCCGGGCGAGTCCCGCTTCTACCTGTCGCTGGGCGACGACCTGATGCGCCTGTTCAAGGCGCAGATGGTCGAGCGCGTCATGGCGATGGCGAACGTGCCGGACGACGTGCCGATCGAGAACAAGATGGTGACGCGCGCGATCGCGTCGGCCCAGTCGCAGGTGGAGACCCAGAACTTCGAGACGCGCAAGAACGTCCTGAAGTACGACGAGGTCCTCAACAGCCAGCGCGAGGTCATCTACGGCGAGCGCCGCCGCGTCCTGGAGGGCGAGGACCTGCAGGAGCAGGTGCGCTTCATGATGGACGACACCATCGACGCGTACATCGCGGCCGAGACGGTCGAGGGCTTCGCGGAGGAGTGGGACCTGGAGCGGCTGTGGAACGCCTTCCGGCAGCTCTACCCGGTGAAGGTCACCATCGAGGAGCTGGAAGAGGCCGCCGGCGACCGCGCGGGCATCACCGCCGAGTTCATCGCGGAGTCCGTCAAGGACGACATCCACGAGCAGTACGAGACGCGCGAGAAGACGCTCGGCTCCGAGATCATGCGCGAGCTGGAGCGGCGCGTGGTGCTGTCGGTGCTCGACCGCAAGTGGCGTGAGCACCTGTACGAGATGGACTACCTGCAGGAGGGCATCGGCCTGCGCGCGATGGCCCAGAAGGACCCGCTGGTCGAGTACCAGCGCGAGGGCTTCGACATGTTCAACGCCATGCAGGAAGGCATCAAGGAGGAGTCCGTCGGCTACCTGTTCAACCTGGAGGTCCAGGTCGAGCAGCAGGTCGAGGAGCTTCCGGTGCAGGACGCGGCGCCGTCGCTGACGAAGGAGCCGGCGGCGGCCGGGGCCGGCCGTCCGGAGATCCGGGCGAAGGGGCTGGAGGCTCCGCAGCGGCCGGACCGGCTGCACTTCTCGGCGCCGACGGTGGACGGCGAGGGCGGTGTCGTCGAGGGCGACTTCGACAGTGACTCCGTCGGTGGTGAGGGTGACGGGATGACGCGGGCGGAGCGGCGCAAGGCGGCGAAGGCCGCCGGCGGGCGGCGCCGCAAGAAGTGA
- a CDS encoding GNAT family N-acetyltransferase, with the protein MEPITLTTDRLVLRPFVPADEDEVYAAAQDPAIQRWTLVPSPYERAHAHAFVNELVPNGWREDTGYPFAVRLGAGGPLVAAVGVHVHGAESYEIGYWAVKEHRGQGYMTEAVTAVARWAFTDLGVTRLEWRAELGNEGSKAVAEKAGFQVEGVLRAGIEQRGTSRDCWVGALLPSDLGLPSRLPYLPAVQREDNPAGRQSVAEPRPPEPATSIDVSGPA; encoded by the coding sequence ATGGAGCCCATCACACTCACCACGGACCGGCTGGTACTGAGGCCTTTCGTCCCCGCCGACGAGGACGAGGTCTACGCGGCCGCGCAGGACCCGGCCATCCAGCGCTGGACCCTGGTCCCCTCCCCCTACGAGCGCGCGCACGCGCACGCCTTCGTGAACGAGCTCGTGCCGAACGGCTGGCGCGAGGACACGGGCTACCCCTTCGCCGTCCGCCTCGGGGCCGGGGGCCCGCTGGTCGCGGCCGTCGGCGTGCACGTCCACGGCGCGGAGTCGTACGAGATCGGCTACTGGGCGGTGAAGGAGCACCGCGGACAGGGCTACATGACCGAGGCCGTGACGGCCGTCGCCCGCTGGGCCTTCACCGATCTCGGCGTCACACGGCTGGAATGGCGCGCCGAGCTGGGCAACGAGGGCTCGAAGGCCGTGGCCGAGAAGGCCGGCTTCCAGGTCGAGGGGGTCCTGCGGGCCGGCATCGAGCAGCGGGGCACCTCGCGCGACTGCTGGGTCGGCGCCCTGCTCCCCTCCGACCTCGGCCTTCCCTCGCGGCTGCCGTACCTTCCCGCTGTACAGCGGGAAGACAACCCGGCAGGGCGTCAGTCAGTGGCAGAGCCACGACCACCGGAACCCGCTACGAGTATCGATGTCAGTGGCCCCGCCTAG
- a CDS encoding winged helix-turn-helix domain-containing protein, whose amino-acid sequence MTSLSLSADEARRIALRAQGFLGAPDRRGGVRGVLRHLGAVQLDTISVLARSHELIPYARLGAVGRDTVERAYWSDRHAFEYWSHAACILPIEEWPHFAFRRRANRARGHRWHILEDKQHSTRAVLDRLKADGPLTSTELGGAKNGGEWFEWSETKIAVEWLLDTGEVVCSERRGWKRVYDLPERAVPGRLLHDDLDDRECMRRLVALAGRSLGVGTRADIADYHRLKGEQVDAVIADSGLVPVEVGGWSKPAWADPAALATVPRGRHRTTLLSPFDSLVWDRPRTERIFGFTHRLEAYVPKPKRIHGYFAMPLLAGGRLQGRVDPAREGRTLVARQLSLTSPKAAGPMAQALREAAEWVGCEDVRIERAGSPAQAAAVTAELAAL is encoded by the coding sequence ATGACTTCGCTCTCCCTCTCCGCCGACGAGGCCCGCCGGATCGCCCTGCGCGCACAGGGCTTCCTCGGGGCACCCGACCGCCGCGGAGGAGTGCGCGGAGTCCTGCGCCACCTGGGCGCCGTACAGCTGGACACCATCTCGGTGCTGGCCCGCTCGCACGAGCTGATCCCGTACGCACGCCTCGGCGCCGTCGGCCGCGACACCGTGGAGCGGGCGTACTGGTCCGACCGGCACGCCTTCGAGTACTGGTCGCACGCGGCCTGCATCCTCCCCATCGAGGAATGGCCGCATTTCGCCTTCCGCCGCCGGGCCAACCGGGCGCGCGGCCACCGCTGGCACATCCTCGAGGACAAGCAGCACTCGACGCGGGCGGTCCTGGACCGGCTGAAGGCGGACGGCCCGCTGACCTCCACCGAGCTGGGCGGCGCCAAGAACGGCGGAGAGTGGTTCGAATGGTCCGAGACCAAGATCGCGGTGGAGTGGCTGCTCGACACCGGCGAGGTGGTGTGCAGCGAGCGCCGCGGCTGGAAGCGGGTCTACGACCTCCCCGAGCGGGCCGTTCCCGGCCGGCTGCTCCACGACGACCTGGACGACCGCGAGTGCATGCGCCGCCTGGTCGCCCTGGCCGGCCGGTCCCTGGGCGTCGGCACCCGCGCCGACATCGCGGACTACCACCGCCTCAAGGGGGAGCAGGTCGACGCGGTGATCGCCGACTCCGGGCTGGTCCCGGTCGAGGTCGGGGGGTGGTCCAAGCCCGCCTGGGCGGACCCCGCCGCCCTCGCCACGGTCCCCCGGGGCCGCCACCGCACGACGCTGCTGTCGCCCTTCGACTCCCTGGTCTGGGACCGCCCCCGCACGGAGCGGATCTTCGGCTTCACCCACCGCCTGGAGGCGTACGTCCCCAAGCCGAAGCGGATACACGGGTACTTCGCGATGCCGCTGCTGGCGGGCGGCCGGTTGCAGGGCCGGGTGGACCCGGCCCGCGAGGGCCGCACGCTGGTCGCCCGGCAGCTCTCGTTGACCTCACCGAAGGCCGCGGGCCCGATGGCGCAGGCCCTGCGGGAAGCGGCGGAGTGGGTCGGCTGCGAGGACGTGCGGATCGAGCGCGCGGGCTCGCCCGCGCAGGCGGCGGCCGTCACGGCGGAGCTCGCCGCCCTCTAG
- a CDS encoding response regulator transcription factor, whose translation MADSFGPVRGDDGAGCRGADPSAEPAGSPAGEPIRVLVVDDHALFRRGLEIVLAQEEDIQVVGEAGDGAEAVDKAADLLPDIVLMDVRMPRRGGIEACTSIKEVAPSAKIIMLTISDEEADLYDAIKAGATGYLLKEISTDEVATAIRAVADGQSQISPSMASKLLTEFKSMIQRTDERRLVPAPRLTDRELEVLKLVATGMNNRDIAKELFISENTVKNHVRNILEKLQLHSRMEAVVYAMREKILEIR comes from the coding sequence ATGGCGGACAGCTTCGGGCCGGTGCGCGGGGACGACGGCGCGGGCTGCCGCGGCGCGGACCCGTCGGCGGAGCCCGCCGGCTCGCCGGCCGGCGAACCGATCCGGGTGCTCGTGGTCGACGACCACGCACTCTTCCGGCGGGGTCTGGAGATCGTCCTCGCGCAGGAGGAGGACATCCAGGTCGTCGGCGAGGCCGGGGACGGCGCGGAGGCGGTGGACAAGGCGGCCGATCTGCTGCCGGACATCGTGCTGATGGACGTGCGGATGCCCCGGCGCGGCGGCATCGAGGCGTGCACCTCGATCAAGGAGGTGGCCCCCTCCGCCAAGATCATCATGCTGACGATCAGCGACGAGGAGGCGGACCTCTACGACGCGATCAAGGCGGGCGCGACCGGGTACCTCCTGAAGGAGATCTCGACGGACGAGGTGGCCACGGCGATCCGGGCGGTGGCCGACGGCCAGTCGCAGATCAGCCCTTCGATGGCGTCGAAGCTGCTCACCGAGTTCAAGTCGATGATCCAGCGGACCGACGAGCGCCGGCTGGTGCCGGCGCCGAGGCTGACGGACCGGGAGCTGGAGGTCCTCAAGCTGGTGGCCACCGGCATGAACAACCGTGACATCGCCAAGGAGTTGTTCATCTCGGAGAACACCGTGAAGAACCACGTCCGCAACATCCTGGAGAAGCTGCAGCTGCACTCCCGGATGGAAGCCGTGGTCTACGCGATGCGCGAGAAGATCCTCGAAATCCGCTGA
- the hpf gene encoding ribosome hibernation-promoting factor, HPF/YfiA family: protein MDIVVKGRKTEVPERFRKHVAEKLNPERIQKLDAKVISLDVEVSKEHNPRQADRSDRVEITLRSRGPVIRAEAAAADAYAALDLAQDKLEARLRKQHDKRYTRRGNGRLSAAEVADVVPGVASLNGSGQVVTEEKTDGVPITRIGSIEVQGEGPLIVREKTHSAAPMSLDQALYEMELVGHDFYLFVDSETKLPSVVYRRHAYDYGVIHVNPDGASSSEEPRGGAGGALGG from the coding sequence GTGGACATCGTCGTCAAGGGCCGCAAGACCGAGGTGCCCGAGCGGTTCCGCAAGCACGTGGCCGAGAAGCTGAATCCCGAGCGGATCCAGAAGCTCGACGCCAAGGTGATCAGCTTGGACGTCGAGGTGTCCAAGGAGCACAACCCGCGCCAGGCCGACCGTTCCGACCGCGTGGAGATCACCCTGCGTTCGCGGGGCCCGGTGATCCGGGCCGAGGCCGCCGCCGCCGACGCGTACGCGGCGCTCGACCTCGCTCAGGACAAGCTGGAGGCCCGGCTGCGCAAGCAGCACGACAAGCGTTACACCCGCCGTGGCAACGGCCGGCTCTCGGCGGCAGAGGTCGCCGACGTCGTGCCGGGCGTCGCCTCGCTCAACGGCAGCGGCCAGGTGGTCACCGAGGAGAAGACGGACGGGGTTCCGATCACTCGGATCGGGTCCATCGAAGTGCAGGGCGAAGGCCCGCTCATCGTCCGCGAGAAGACCCACTCGGCCGCACCCATGTCGCTCGACCAGGCTCTGTACGAGATGGAGCTGGTCGGCCACGACTTCTATCTGTTCGTCGACTCCGAGACGAAGCTGCCCAGCGTGGTCTACCGACGTCACGCATACGACTACGGCGTCATCCACGTGAACCCCGACGGTGCCTCCAGCTCGGAGGAGCCGCGAGGCGGCGCCGGCGGCGCGCTCGGCGGCTGA
- a CDS encoding ComF family protein — MRGWWQELAGLVLPVDCAGCGAVRVLVCAGCREALSGAGAGPVRPSPRPEGLPVVHAAAVYEGGVRALLLAHKERGALPLAGVLGEALAGAVLAGRPCDAGGPVRTGPPPVEVALVPVPSARRQVRARGHDPARRIALAAAGRLRRAGVPARVAPVLRLRRVVADQAGLGARQRRENLAGALAVCRDGARLTDGARIVIVDDLITTGATLAEAARAVRAAGLAEGPGDVPRAAVVAAPADSFRWLPGAVPRRPATRTGQKSRE, encoded by the coding sequence GTGCGCGGTTGGTGGCAGGAGCTGGCCGGGCTGGTCCTGCCGGTCGACTGTGCCGGCTGCGGAGCGGTCCGGGTGTTGGTGTGCGCGGGCTGCCGGGAGGCGCTGAGCGGGGCCGGTGCGGGGCCGGTGCGGCCTTCTCCGCGGCCCGAGGGGCTGCCGGTGGTGCACGCCGCCGCCGTCTACGAGGGGGGCGTACGGGCCCTCCTGCTGGCCCACAAGGAGCGCGGGGCGCTGCCCCTGGCCGGGGTGCTCGGCGAGGCTCTCGCTGGGGCCGTGCTGGCGGGTCGGCCATGCGATGCGGGCGGCCCGGTCCGTACGGGGCCGCCTCCGGTGGAAGTGGCCCTGGTGCCGGTGCCGTCGGCGCGGCGGCAGGTCCGGGCGCGCGGGCACGATCCGGCGCGCAGGATCGCCCTGGCCGCCGCGGGGCGGCTGCGGCGGGCCGGTGTTCCCGCGCGCGTGGCGCCCGTACTGAGGCTGCGGCGGGTCGTAGCGGACCAGGCGGGGCTCGGGGCCCGGCAGCGCCGGGAGAACCTCGCGGGGGCGCTGGCGGTGTGCCGGGACGGGGCGCGGCTGACGGACGGGGCCCGGATCGTCATCGTGGACGACCTGATCACCACCGGGGCGACGCTGGCGGAGGCGGCCCGGGCGGTGCGCGCCGCGGGGCTGGCCGAGGGCCCGGGGGACGTGCCGCGGGCAGCCGTGGTCGCCGCGCCCGCGGACTCCTTCCGGTGGCTCCCCGGGGCGGTGCCCCGCCGACCTGCGACGCGTACTGGTCAAAAATCCCGTGAATAG
- a CDS encoding LpqB family beta-propeller domain-containing protein, protein MDAEPENARPGGVRVRGRRLRTLRAYAFGTAGLLLAGCASMPDHGEIRPVQASQGVDSQVRVFGVPPADKASAADIVDGFLEAMTSDDPQLETARKYLTEEAAKSWKPSSAVTVLSSGLDRVSIRGEKDPDGPRWKVTGTKLATVDERSAYQPQTGGEKYEEYLQLVQDEDKQWRISQPPNGLVLSESDFQRIYMPVNKYYFAGGTLVADPVYVRQRTDPDSRMDPTTQTVQSLLAGPSRWLGPVVESSFPSGTELREGTKSLSYDGQNTLRVPLNDKADNVAQPQCKKMATQLLYTVKDLTGSRLDQVEILRSDDKSSSLCSVTELNAAAIANRPRIPDYQYFVDNEKRLVRMKLDVTSEEPPRAEALPGPLTTLPAFKVGSAAVTYDERRAAVVSQDGHGLYVVPLVGGGPMPQPLPVGKGSTLTAPSWDAAGDLWVADGDAQHPGLWRVPGGAGTPEKVQVAGLDGGRIASLKASSDGVRIALLVEKNSRKNLYVGRIERPDAKGDASAVSVRELRPAAPQMADVTTMSWAPHGRLLVVGRESGGVQQARYMLADGSMVAASLPGAAGLSAVAAAASEDESKPKPVVAYSEDGIVYLPPGAQWRTVAAGGQAPVYPG, encoded by the coding sequence ATGGACGCTGAGCCCGAGAACGCGCGGCCCGGGGGCGTGCGGGTACGGGGCCGGCGGCTGCGCACCCTGCGGGCGTACGCCTTCGGCACGGCCGGGCTGCTGCTGGCCGGCTGCGCCTCCATGCCCGACCACGGCGAGATCCGCCCGGTGCAGGCCTCGCAGGGCGTCGACTCCCAGGTTCGCGTCTTCGGCGTGCCGCCCGCCGACAAGGCGAGCGCGGCCGACATCGTCGACGGCTTCCTGGAGGCGATGACCAGCGACGATCCGCAGCTGGAGACCGCCCGCAAGTACCTCACCGAGGAGGCTGCGAAGAGCTGGAAGCCCAGCTCCGCCGTCACCGTGCTCTCGTCCGGCCTCGACCGGGTCTCGATCCGCGGCGAGAAGGACCCGGACGGGCCGCGCTGGAAGGTGACCGGCACGAAGCTCGCGACCGTGGACGAGCGCAGCGCGTACCAGCCGCAGACCGGCGGCGAGAAGTACGAGGAGTACCTCCAGCTCGTCCAGGACGAGGACAAGCAGTGGCGGATCTCGCAGCCGCCCAACGGCCTCGTGCTCAGCGAGTCGGACTTCCAGCGCATCTACATGCCGGTCAACAAGTACTACTTCGCGGGCGGCACGCTCGTCGCCGACCCCGTCTACGTGCGCCAGCGCACCGATCCGGACTCGCGGATGGACCCCACCACGCAGACGGTGCAGTCGCTGCTCGCCGGGCCGTCCAGATGGCTCGGCCCCGTCGTCGAGTCCAGCTTCCCCAGCGGTACGGAACTGCGCGAGGGCACCAAGTCCCTTTCGTACGACGGCCAGAACACGCTGCGGGTGCCGCTCAACGACAAGGCCGACAACGTCGCCCAGCCGCAGTGCAAGAAGATGGCCACCCAACTCCTCTACACGGTCAAGGACCTGACGGGCTCCCGGCTCGACCAGGTCGAGATCCTGCGCTCCGACGACAAGTCGTCCTCGCTGTGCTCGGTGACCGAGTTGAACGCGGCCGCGATCGCCAACCGGCCGCGGATCCCCGACTACCAGTACTTCGTCGACAACGAGAAGCGGCTGGTCCGGATGAAGCTGGACGTGACCAGCGAGGAACCGCCGCGGGCCGAGGCGCTGCCGGGGCCGCTGACCACCCTGCCCGCCTTCAAGGTCGGCTCGGCGGCCGTGACCTACGACGAGCGGCGCGCGGCCGTGGTCTCCCAGGACGGGCACGGGCTGTACGTGGTGCCCCTGGTGGGCGGCGGGCCCATGCCGCAGCCGCTGCCGGTCGGCAAGGGGAGCACGCTGACGGCGCCCAGCTGGGACGCGGCCGGTGACCTGTGGGTCGCGGACGGCGATGCGCAGCACCCGGGATTGTGGCGGGTGCCGGGCGGGGCCGGGACCCCGGAGAAGGTGCAGGTGGCCGGGCTGGACGGCGGGCGGATCGCCTCGTTGAAGGCCTCTTCCGACGGGGTGCGGATCGCGCTGCTCGTGGAGAAGAACAGCCGCAAGAACCTGTACGTCGGGCGGATAGAGCGGCCCGACGCCAAGGGCGACGCCTCGGCGGTGTCGGTGCGCGAGCTGCGCCCGGCGGCCCCGCAGATGGCGGACGTGACGACGATGAGCTGGGCGCCGCACGGGCGGCTGCTCGTGGTGGGCCGGGAGAGCGGCGGGGTGCAGCAGGCCCGCTACATGCTGGCGGACGGCTCGATGGTCGCGGCGAGCCTGCCCGGGGCGGCCGGGCTGTCCGCGGTCGCGGCCGCGGCGTCGGAGGACGAGTCGAAGCCGAAGCCGGTCGTCGCCTACTCGGAGGACGGGATCGTGTATCTGCCGCCGGGGGCGCAGTGGCGCACGGTGGCGGCGGGCGGCCAGGCTCCGGTGTACCCGGGCTGA
- the mtrB gene encoding MtrAB system histidine kinase MtrB: MQSGTSAASGRGRGGSRWRSLWAGRPFQAGAPGSPVLRLFVRLVRRPLVPAVRLWRRNIQLRVVAATLLISLSVVLALGVVVIAQVSRGLLEAKEQAAQSQAAGGFAVAQEKANAPATVDGPDAVDNKVGRDASTWMNSLVKQLASGGQTAFEVVALGAGTGEQTLPGTQGVKGARASGNVDPTASVPVKLRRAVNHATGAFKTFSEIRYTAGAGDKAPEPALVVGKRLTDINGDPYDLYYLFPLTQEEESLNLIKVTIVTAGLFVVVLLCGIAWLVVRQVVTPVRMAAGIAERLSAGRLQERMKVTGEDDIARLGEAFNKMAQNLQLKIQQLEELSRMQRRFVSDVSHELRTPLTTVRMAADVIHDARVDFDPITARSAELLAGQLDRFESLLSDLLEISRFDAGAAALEAEPIDLRDVVRRVIDGAEPLAEHKGTRIRVLGDTQPVIAEADSRRVERVLRNLVVNAVEHGEGRDVVVRLASAGGAVAVAVRDYGVGLKPGEATRVFNRFWRADPARARTTGGTGLGLSIAVEDARLHGGWLQAWGEPGGGSQFRLTLPRTADEPLRGSPIPLEPEDSRANRARAAAEAAGRTADRPAPEPGDRSPIPPRSPVTGALPVPADPTALPGNGARVVARPADQAQQEDRADGR; the protein is encoded by the coding sequence GTGCAGTCCGGCACGTCCGCCGCGTCCGGCCGTGGCCGCGGCGGTTCCCGCTGGCGCAGCCTCTGGGCCGGCCGGCCGTTCCAGGCCGGAGCGCCCGGCAGCCCCGTGCTGCGGCTGTTCGTACGCCTCGTACGCCGGCCGCTGGTTCCGGCTGTCCGGCTGTGGCGCCGCAACATCCAGCTCCGGGTGGTCGCCGCCACCCTGCTGATCTCGCTCTCCGTGGTCCTCGCCCTGGGCGTCGTCGTGATCGCCCAGGTCAGCAGGGGGCTGCTCGAGGCCAAGGAGCAGGCGGCGCAGAGCCAGGCGGCGGGCGGGTTCGCGGTCGCGCAGGAGAAGGCCAACGCACCCGCCACCGTGGACGGGCCCGACGCCGTCGACAACAAGGTCGGCCGGGACGCCAGCACCTGGATGAACTCCCTCGTCAAGCAGCTGGCCAGTGGCGGCCAGACCGCCTTCGAGGTCGTCGCGCTCGGCGCCGGCACCGGGGAGCAGACCCTTCCCGGGACGCAGGGCGTCAAGGGCGCCCGCGCCTCCGGCAACGTCGATCCGACGGCCAGCGTGCCCGTGAAGCTGCGCCGGGCCGTCAACCACGCGACCGGCGCGTTCAAGACCTTCTCCGAGATCCGCTACACGGCGGGGGCCGGGGACAAGGCCCCCGAGCCGGCGCTGGTCGTGGGCAAGCGGCTCACCGACATCAACGGGGACCCGTACGACCTGTACTACCTCTTCCCGCTCACGCAGGAGGAGGAGTCCCTCAATCTGATCAAGGTCACCATCGTGACCGCGGGCCTGTTCGTCGTCGTCCTGCTCTGCGGCATCGCCTGGCTCGTCGTGCGCCAGGTCGTGACCCCCGTACGGATGGCCGCCGGGATCGCCGAGCGGCTCTCGGCCGGGCGGCTCCAGGAGCGGATGAAGGTCACCGGCGAGGACGACATCGCCCGCCTGGGCGAGGCCTTCAACAAGATGGCGCAGAACCTCCAGCTGAAGATCCAGCAGCTGGAGGAGCTGTCGCGGATGCAGCGCCGGTTCGTCTCGGACGTCTCGCACGAGCTGCGGACCCCGCTGACGACGGTACGGATGGCGGCCGACGTCATCCACGACGCCCGGGTCGACTTCGACCCGATCACCGCGCGCTCCGCCGAGCTGCTCGCCGGGCAGCTCGACCGGTTCGAGTCGCTCCTCTCCGACCTGCTGGAGATCAGCCGCTTCGACGCCGGGGCCGCGGCCCTGGAGGCCGAGCCGATCGACCTGCGGGACGTCGTGCGCCGCGTCATCGACGGGGCCGAGCCGCTCGCCGAGCACAAGGGCACGCGGATCCGGGTCCTCGGCGACACCCAGCCGGTCATCGCCGAGGCCGACTCGCGGCGCGTCGAGCGCGTGCTGCGCAACCTCGTCGTCAACGCCGTGGAGCACGGTGAGGGCCGCGACGTGGTGGTCCGGCTGGCGTCCGCGGGCGGGGCCGTGGCCGTCGCCGTACGGGACTACGGCGTCGGGCTGAAGCCCGGCGAGGCCACCCGCGTCTTCAACCGCTTCTGGCGGGCCGACCCGGCGCGGGCGCGCACGACCGGCGGGACCGGCCTCGGACTGTCCATCGCGGTCGAGGACGCCCGGCTGCACGGCGGCTGGCTGCAGGCCTGGGGCGAGCCGGGCGGCGGCTCGCAGTTCCGCCTGACCCTGCCGCGCACGGCCGACGAGCCGCTGCGGGGCTCGCCCATCCCGCTGGAACCCGAGGACTCACGGGCCAACCGGGCCAGGGCCGCCGCCGAGGCTGCGGGCCGGACGGCGGACCGACCCGCCCCGGAACCCGGCGACCGGTCGCCGATACCGCCGCGGTCGCCGGTCACCGGAGCGCTGCCGGTGCCCGCCGACCCGACGGCCCTGCCGGGCAACGGGGCCCGGGTGGTGGCCCGCCCGGCCGACCAGGCACAACAGGAGGACCGAGCCGATGGACGCTGA